A genomic region of Catalinimonas niigatensis contains the following coding sequences:
- a CDS encoding outer membrane beta-barrel family protein — MYKNLLSLILCLFSTHLLLAQGSVTGQVIDTESGSPLEFTTVSLLQGPDSTLVTGGYTDSDGRFTIEAKPGQYMVKVQFVSYDTKLIDAVQIGNGIKDLGTLSLSANTATLQEVVVEAQKEQMVLELDKRVFNVAQDLSNTGRNAADILDNLPSVTVDVDGNVSLRGSGNVRILVDGKPSGLIGIGNTDGLRTLNGDVIERVEVVTNPSARYDAEGSAGIINIVLKKKKNSGLNGSFTTNIGTPENYGASINMNYRKSWMNFFVNYGVNYRRSPGRGSSYQEFYDEEYITRRTNDRVRGGLSNNFRVGTDFIINEYNTITASALYNVSDQDNNTDTWYRDYTLDNVLLERTLRTDMEHEDEENQEYELYYKRTYDKKGRELTANVQYRESGEVEDANQNEFEGFEEEEMISSLVQRSLNDENERQWLIQADYIYPFLENAKFETGVRNTLRQINNAYIVEEQEESGDWISLPGFTNTFNYDENIYAAYAILSNKTGKWSYQGGLRAEATDITTHLVQTDEKNDKDYINFFPSAFLTYQLTKTNSLQASYSRRINRPGFRELNPFSSFTDARNFRFGNPDLNPEFTDSYELGYLYNYASGNVYFGAYYRFTDDVVERVRWSETVDSLVVTFTRPQNLSTQNAYGFELNGSRDLFSWWNVNANMNFYRSITEGEFDGQALNADTYTMSGRFTSKWKIPNIFDIQFSGFYRAPEETTQGRRKAFYAFDLGATREIMQNKATLAFNVRDLFNTRKFRYETFTDSFYESTEFQWGVRQITLSFTYRLNDIKGRQRGDRERGGGGERGGDDMEF, encoded by the coding sequence ATGTATAAAAACTTACTTTCTTTAATCCTCTGTCTGTTTAGTACCCACCTGCTTTTGGCTCAGGGAAGTGTGACCGGGCAAGTTATAGATACCGAATCCGGATCTCCTCTGGAGTTTACCACCGTAAGCTTACTGCAAGGCCCTGATTCTACCCTGGTAACGGGAGGCTATACCGATAGCGATGGAAGATTTACAATTGAAGCCAAGCCCGGGCAGTATATGGTCAAAGTTCAGTTTGTTTCCTACGATACCAAATTGATAGATGCCGTGCAGATTGGAAATGGAATCAAAGACCTCGGTACTTTATCTCTTAGCGCTAATACAGCTACTTTGCAAGAAGTAGTAGTAGAAGCACAGAAAGAGCAGATGGTGTTGGAGTTGGACAAGAGAGTATTCAATGTGGCGCAGGACCTGAGCAATACCGGGCGTAATGCCGCTGACATTTTAGATAACCTTCCTTCAGTAACAGTAGATGTAGATGGAAATGTGAGCTTAAGGGGTAGTGGAAATGTAAGAATATTGGTAGATGGCAAACCCTCCGGCTTGATTGGTATTGGAAATACTGATGGCTTGCGTACCCTCAATGGCGATGTGATTGAAAGAGTAGAAGTAGTAACCAACCCCTCCGCCCGTTATGATGCTGAAGGCTCTGCCGGTATCATCAATATTGTACTGAAAAAGAAGAAGAACTCAGGATTGAATGGGTCATTTACAACCAACATAGGTACTCCTGAAAATTACGGAGCATCTATCAACATGAACTATCGTAAAAGCTGGATGAATTTCTTTGTGAACTACGGAGTGAACTACCGCCGCTCACCAGGAAGAGGAAGCTCCTATCAGGAATTTTATGATGAAGAATATATCACCAGAAGAACCAATGACAGAGTGCGCGGTGGTTTGTCCAACAACTTTAGAGTAGGTACAGACTTTATCATCAATGAATACAATACCATCACTGCCTCAGCTCTATATAATGTCTCTGATCAGGATAATAATACCGATACCTGGTACCGGGATTACACACTTGATAATGTCCTTTTGGAGCGTACACTGCGTACCGACATGGAGCATGAAGATGAGGAAAATCAGGAGTATGAATTGTATTACAAAAGAACATACGACAAAAAAGGCAGAGAGCTTACAGCCAATGTGCAATACAGAGAGAGTGGTGAAGTAGAAGATGCCAATCAGAATGAGTTTGAAGGTTTTGAAGAAGAAGAGATGATCTCTAGCCTTGTTCAACGCTCTTTGAATGACGAAAACGAACGTCAATGGCTAATTCAGGCTGATTATATCTATCCATTCTTAGAGAATGCTAAGTTTGAAACAGGGGTTAGAAATACCTTGCGTCAGATTAACAATGCCTATATCGTAGAAGAGCAGGAAGAGTCAGGTGACTGGATCTCCTTACCCGGATTTACCAACACATTCAACTACGATGAAAATATTTATGCGGCCTATGCGATATTGAGCAACAAAACCGGTAAATGGTCTTATCAGGGCGGTTTGAGAGCTGAAGCCACAGACATTACTACGCATCTGGTTCAAACAGATGAGAAAAATGATAAAGATTACATTAACTTTTTTCCCAGTGCTTTCCTGACGTATCAACTTACCAAAACCAATTCTTTGCAGGCCAGTTATAGCCGGAGAATCAACCGTCCTGGTTTTAGAGAATTGAACCCCTTTTCCAGTTTTACCGATGCCCGTAATTTCCGTTTTGGTAACCCAGATCTTAATCCTGAATTTACCGACAGCTACGAACTGGGGTATCTCTATAACTATGCCAGCGGTAATGTGTATTTTGGAGCGTACTATCGCTTTACTGATGATGTGGTAGAGCGGGTAAGATGGTCAGAAACTGTGGATAGTTTGGTGGTTACCTTTACGCGTCCTCAAAACCTGAGCACCCAAAACGCTTATGGATTTGAATTGAATGGCTCCAGAGATTTATTCTCCTGGTGGAATGTTAATGCAAACATGAATTTTTACCGCTCTATTACTGAAGGAGAGTTTGACGGACAGGCACTTAATGCCGATACTTATACCATGAGTGGTCGTTTTACTTCAAAGTGGAAAATTCCTAACATCTTTGATATACAGTTCAGCGGTTTTTATCGTGCTCCCGAAGAAACGACGCAGGGAAGAAGAAAAGCTTTTTATGCTTTTGATCTGGGAGCCACCCGCGAGATCATGCAAAACAAAGCTACCCTGGCATTCAATGTAAGAGACCTTTTTAATACCAGGAAGTTCAGATACGAGACATTTACGGATTCATTTTATGAGTCTACTGAATTTCAGTGGGGAGTACGTCAGATTACTTTATCCTTTACCTACCGCCTGAACGACATCAAAGGACGTCAGCGTGGAGATAGAGAAAGAGGAGGCGGAGGAGAAAGAGGAGGCGATGATATGGAATTTTAA
- a CDS encoding glycosyl hydrolase: MKQYLQWLWPCLLLLACQEQTDPLHFEPANTSKPWTYWWWMGSAVTEADITDQLIDYQKAGLGGVHIIPIYGVRGEEENFLPYLSEGWKNAVKHTIQTADSLGMGVDLTLGTGWPFGGPMVNEAQAARKVALFSYDFPQTDQLIFRTDSILQQHKLRAIEAVVAVNEKGEQVTIHHFAEQEEIRQPVERADWTLLVLGQSLTGQQVKRAAPGGEGLVMDYFDAAAVESYLHHHDSALEDLMAEAPPRSFYHDSYEAYGANWSADFQEKFERLRGYPLTDILVVLQDTSNVLHGMALHDVRETLSDLLYENFTSLWTDWSRAQGRLTRNQAHGSPANILDLYALAAVPETESFGTSKFNIPGLRIDEDFEEEQFGRPSPLMMKFASSPAHLMGKPLVSSETATWLGNHFKVSLSQVKPQIDELFTAGINHVFFHGMAYSPESAGFPGWLFYASTNFGRSSHFWDELPQLTSYISQCQRYLQNTAPDSDLLLYFPIHDLWTKKEGNWLLQLDVHHYEDWFSDSPVGALAEQLWNHGYTFDYLSDRQLALLEHENGTVALEDGAHYQSILVPPVDYLPLESLEQLHKLAEAGVSIIFMEHLPTSVSGYLAEQQQEDSLQRINAQLKEIERVRVLDGFEALAQQSDLRQESMRQQGLSFIRKRHEQGYLYFISNLSNQFSEGLIRLNVESEAVEILNPISGKRGQVDQTLIDGQTQIYLQLPPGASCFVFTYDEPLSSEELYLYTAPKGEVSLSEGWEVNFVSGNTENLAANYSIDSLTSWTTWPDSSLQYFSGKAKYSTHFTLPEDQDSVEAYRLQFTGLRESAQVILNGQEVGTVWALPYEIILPKEMMQQENTLELIVQNVSANRMIQVDRQGENWKKFYDINIVDITYQPFDASDWKPVKSGIIGPVTLQTIQYFH; this comes from the coding sequence ATGAAGCAGTATTTGCAATGGCTATGGCCATGCCTCCTATTACTGGCTTGCCAGGAGCAAACAGATCCTCTACATTTTGAACCTGCAAACACATCCAAACCCTGGACCTACTGGTGGTGGATGGGCAGTGCAGTGACCGAAGCAGACATTACAGATCAACTCATAGATTATCAGAAGGCAGGGCTGGGAGGAGTGCATATCATTCCGATTTATGGGGTAAGAGGCGAAGAAGAAAATTTTCTCCCTTATTTAAGTGAAGGATGGAAAAATGCGGTCAAACATACCATCCAAACCGCCGATTCCCTGGGCATGGGCGTAGACCTCACCTTGGGCACCGGCTGGCCTTTTGGAGGGCCGATGGTCAATGAAGCACAGGCAGCCCGGAAAGTAGCACTTTTCTCTTACGATTTTCCCCAAACGGATCAGCTCATTTTCCGTACAGACAGCATACTTCAGCAACATAAACTCAGAGCCATTGAGGCTGTGGTGGCAGTGAATGAGAAGGGAGAGCAGGTCACCATACATCATTTTGCTGAGCAGGAAGAAATTCGTCAGCCAGTAGAACGCGCTGACTGGACATTGCTGGTGTTGGGTCAATCTCTGACCGGGCAGCAGGTAAAACGTGCTGCACCGGGAGGCGAAGGGCTGGTGATGGACTATTTTGATGCTGCAGCAGTAGAATCTTATCTGCATCACCATGATTCCGCCCTGGAAGACCTGATGGCTGAAGCTCCGCCCCGTTCTTTTTACCACGATTCCTATGAGGCTTACGGCGCTAACTGGTCAGCAGATTTTCAGGAGAAGTTTGAAAGACTGAGAGGCTATCCTCTGACAGATATTTTAGTGGTTTTACAGGATACATCCAATGTATTACATGGCATGGCTTTGCACGATGTACGCGAAACATTGTCGGATTTGCTGTATGAAAATTTTACCAGCCTGTGGACGGATTGGAGCAGAGCGCAGGGAAGATTGACCCGTAATCAGGCACATGGTTCTCCCGCGAATATTCTGGACCTATATGCGCTGGCTGCCGTGCCCGAAACCGAGTCTTTTGGTACAAGTAAATTTAACATTCCCGGCCTCAGGATTGACGAAGATTTTGAAGAAGAACAATTTGGAAGGCCCAGTCCGCTGATGATGAAGTTTGCCTCTTCGCCCGCCCATCTGATGGGCAAGCCGCTGGTAAGTTCGGAAACGGCTACCTGGTTGGGCAACCATTTTAAGGTATCACTTTCCCAGGTGAAGCCGCAGATAGATGAGCTTTTTACGGCAGGTATCAATCATGTTTTTTTTCATGGCATGGCTTACTCCCCTGAAAGCGCAGGCTTTCCCGGTTGGCTATTTTATGCCTCCACCAATTTTGGGCGAAGCTCCCATTTTTGGGATGAACTCCCTCAACTTACCTCTTATATCAGCCAATGTCAGCGTTATCTACAAAACACAGCTCCTGACAGTGATCTGCTGCTGTACTTTCCTATCCATGACCTCTGGACCAAGAAAGAAGGGAATTGGCTTTTGCAACTGGATGTGCATCATTACGAAGACTGGTTTTCTGATTCTCCGGTAGGCGCTTTGGCAGAGCAGCTCTGGAACCATGGCTATACCTTTGATTACCTCTCCGATCGCCAGCTGGCACTTTTGGAGCATGAGAATGGAACGGTAGCACTGGAAGACGGAGCGCACTACCAAAGCATTCTTGTTCCACCGGTTGACTATCTGCCGCTGGAAAGTCTTGAACAATTGCACAAATTAGCAGAGGCTGGTGTATCCATTATTTTTATGGAACATCTGCCGACTTCTGTTTCAGGCTATCTTGCTGAGCAGCAACAGGAAGATAGTTTGCAGCGTATCAATGCACAGTTGAAAGAAATAGAGCGGGTGCGGGTGCTTGATGGTTTTGAAGCTTTGGCCCAACAATCAGATTTGCGACAGGAAAGCATGAGGCAACAAGGTCTGAGTTTCATCCGTAAGCGCCATGAACAAGGCTATTTATACTTCATTTCCAATTTAAGTAATCAATTTTCTGAAGGCCTGATTCGCCTGAATGTAGAAAGCGAGGCTGTAGAAATCTTAAACCCCATCAGTGGGAAAAGGGGGCAGGTAGACCAGACTTTGATCGACGGACAGACACAGATTTACCTGCAACTTCCTCCCGGAGCCTCCTGCTTTGTTTTTACCTATGATGAGCCTCTGAGCAGTGAAGAATTGTATCTTTATACTGCGCCCAAAGGAGAAGTCTCTTTGTCCGAAGGCTGGGAAGTGAATTTTGTGTCAGGTAATACGGAAAATCTTGCTGCAAACTACAGCATAGACTCGCTTACTTCCTGGACAACTTGGCCGGATAGCAGCCTGCAGTACTTCAGCGGCAAGGCAAAATACAGCACACATTTTACACTGCCTGAAGATCAGGATTCGGTAGAAGCCTACCGCCTTCAATTTACAGGTTTGAGAGAGAGTGCGCAGGTCATTCTGAATGGGCAGGAAGTAGGTACGGTATGGGCGCTGCCCTATGAAATCATTTTGCCCAAAGAGATGATGCAGCAGGAGAATACGCTGGAACTTATCGTACAGAATGTATCAGCCAACAGGATGATTCAGGTGGACCGTCAGGGAGAAAACTGGAAGAAGTTTTATGACATTAACATTGTGGATATTACATACCAACCCTTTGACGCATCGGACTGGAAACCCGTAAAATCGGGTATTATCGGACCTGTCACACTACAAACAATTCAGTACTTTCATTAA
- a CDS encoding dienelactone hydrolase family protein, with protein MKNLLTIICSYVLSSSALHAQDFALEQLENSPRHHEWVEVPSGDRTVHSFVAYPEKSEDALAVIVIHENRGLTDWVRSFADQMAAAGYIAIAPDLLSGFSADAPKTSDFASSDAARDAIYQLDPEQVTQDLQAVRAYIADVPASNGKVAVMGFCWGGSQTFRFATNSDQIVVAMPFYGTAPEAYEAIEQISVPVYGFYGENDQRVNATLESTAAMMKKADNTYEYEIYKGAGHAYMRNGDDPQGDKASKEAKAKSMERVKNILSQYE; from the coding sequence ATGAAAAATCTCCTCACTATTATCTGCTCATATGTACTATCGAGCAGCGCGCTACATGCCCAGGATTTTGCCCTAGAGCAACTGGAAAACTCTCCCCGCCATCACGAGTGGGTGGAAGTACCTTCCGGTGATCGCACAGTACATAGTTTTGTCGCTTATCCTGAAAAGTCAGAAGATGCCCTGGCGGTCATTGTTATTCACGAAAACCGTGGTCTTACCGATTGGGTAAGAAGCTTCGCAGATCAGATGGCTGCCGCTGGCTATATTGCTATTGCGCCTGACCTGCTTTCCGGTTTTAGTGCAGATGCTCCCAAAACCAGTGATTTTGCCAGCTCAGATGCTGCTCGTGATGCCATTTACCAGCTTGACCCGGAGCAGGTCACCCAAGACCTTCAGGCAGTCAGGGCTTATATTGCGGATGTTCCGGCTTCCAACGGTAAGGTAGCTGTGATGGGTTTTTGCTGGGGAGGTTCCCAAACCTTCCGTTTTGCTACCAATAGCGATCAAATTGTAGTAGCTATGCCTTTCTACGGTACTGCTCCTGAAGCCTATGAAGCCATTGAGCAGATCAGTGTACCTGTCTATGGTTTTTATGGAGAGAACGATCAGCGGGTCAATGCGACCCTTGAAAGTACTGCCGCGATGATGAAGAAAGCAGACAATACCTATGAATACGAAATTTATAAAGGGGCCGGTCATGCCTATATGCGCAATGGCGATGATCCTCAAGGAGACAAAGCCAGCAAAGAAGCGAAAGCCAAATCTATGGAAAGAGTTAAAAACATCTTAAGTCAGTACGAATAA
- a CDS encoding tetratricopeptide repeat protein: MHRYLTCLSFLFVFACQPAEQEKSAEAATSTLGKISFEVKGSEEAMPHFMRGVAALHNFWYPEALEAFQKAREVDTAFVMAYWGEAMSHNRTFWQNQNKEAALEVLNELAPTAKDRQAIAASDKEKMFLQSLDILYSDVEDKLARDRAYMQFMKQFYEKYPDDHEVASFYALSLLGILRNNQGNEKERMEAAAVVQKVLAKNDEHPGAVHYLIHALDDPLHAPMALDAAYTYARIAPESNHALHMPSHIFVQLGLWDEVIKSNINAFAASQKWVKNKGLTIADWDYHSLAWMSYGYEQAGQFEKSKQNLQKIKEASETLEGGATDYYLPIMEANYIVNTEKWQLLPAPDIEGKSGRNLYARCSQMLASGLSAVKLKEWRAAGEALQHMTQIRQLFQEKEDAYHVKLCEINEKALEGYMQFAKGNIAESQKLFEEGLALEESMNPPTGPPDVVKPIHELYGEVLLEMGEAEQAMEAFGIALERTPRRSASLMGMARAAELLDERPTAFQYYQQFLKSWKNADPNQAEIPEAEQYLSLHPDQADKASAYLPAPMQASMDQRLSINQCLPTGMKVN; encoded by the coding sequence ATGCACCGCTATCTGACCTGTTTGTCATTCCTATTCGTCTTTGCCTGCCAGCCTGCCGAACAGGAGAAGAGCGCCGAGGCTGCAACTTCCACACTGGGTAAAATCAGTTTTGAAGTCAAAGGCAGTGAAGAGGCTATGCCCCATTTTATGAGAGGAGTGGCTGCCCTTCACAACTTTTGGTATCCCGAAGCCCTGGAGGCTTTTCAGAAGGCTCGTGAAGTAGATACTGCCTTTGTGATGGCTTACTGGGGAGAAGCCATGAGCCATAACCGCACTTTTTGGCAAAATCAGAATAAAGAAGCTGCACTAGAAGTGCTCAATGAACTTGCGCCTACTGCTAAGGACAGACAGGCGATAGCTGCATCTGACAAAGAGAAAATGTTCTTACAGTCTCTGGATATCCTCTACAGCGATGTAGAAGATAAGCTTGCCAGAGACAGGGCGTACATGCAATTCATGAAGCAGTTTTATGAAAAGTATCCTGATGATCATGAAGTTGCCTCTTTCTATGCATTGTCCTTACTGGGGATATTGAGAAACAATCAGGGTAATGAGAAAGAACGTATGGAGGCTGCTGCAGTAGTGCAAAAGGTACTGGCTAAAAATGACGAACATCCTGGTGCAGTACACTATCTCATTCATGCACTGGATGATCCTTTGCATGCGCCCATGGCCCTGGATGCCGCTTATACTTATGCCAGGATTGCCCCTGAGTCTAACCATGCTTTGCATATGCCTTCCCATATTTTTGTGCAGTTAGGTTTATGGGATGAGGTGATCAAATCCAATATCAATGCGTTTGCCGCTTCGCAAAAATGGGTAAAAAACAAAGGCTTAACTATTGCAGATTGGGATTATCACAGCCTGGCCTGGATGTCTTATGGATACGAGCAAGCCGGACAATTTGAAAAGTCTAAGCAAAATCTTCAGAAGATCAAAGAAGCAAGTGAAACATTAGAAGGGGGAGCTACTGATTACTATTTACCCATAATGGAAGCTAACTATATTGTAAACACAGAAAAATGGCAATTGCTTCCCGCCCCAGATATAGAAGGTAAAAGTGGAAGAAACCTCTATGCGCGTTGCAGTCAGATGTTGGCTTCCGGACTAAGTGCAGTCAAACTGAAAGAATGGAGGGCTGCCGGGGAGGCCTTACAGCACATGACCCAGATCAGGCAACTGTTTCAGGAAAAGGAAGATGCTTATCATGTCAAGCTTTGTGAGATCAATGAGAAAGCACTAGAGGGCTATATGCAATTTGCCAAAGGTAATATAGCGGAAAGCCAAAAGCTTTTTGAAGAAGGACTGGCTTTGGAAGAAAGCATGAATCCACCCACCGGTCCTCCGGATGTGGTTAAGCCTATCCACGAACTGTATGGTGAAGTACTGTTGGAGATGGGTGAAGCAGAACAGGCTATGGAAGCTTTTGGAATAGCCCTGGAGCGCACCCCCCGGCGTAGCGCCTCCCTGATGGGCATGGCAAGAGCTGCTGAACTCTTGGATGAGCGTCCGACAGCATTCCAGTACTATCAGCAATTCCTGAAAAGCTGGAAAAATGCTGACCCCAACCAGGCAGAGATTCCTGAAGCAGAGCAGTACTTGTCTCTCCATCCTGATCAGGCGGATAAAGCATCGGCTTACCTTCCTGCACCCATGCAGGCATCCATGGATCAGCGTTTGTCCATCAATCAGTGTCTGCCTACCGGTATGAAAGTCAATTGA
- a CDS encoding NRDE family protein, whose product MCTLTYLPTQDGFLFTSNRDESTAREKAVFPSFSQSKSGTLLMPLDPQGGGTWILIAENGEAACLLNGAFVNHQRTPPYRKSRGRVIVESFDYPQVDDFLEDYDFDNIEPFTLIKIARDSRQKTLHEIRWDGHLLKHNLADSSQAHIWSSVTLYDEQMRAKRKQWFEEWLSLDKEFTLQNIQDFHLHGGEGDPSVGFKMTRSGGLQTISLSSMRVKQAHTHMEYVNLLTHHKSTESLELKVT is encoded by the coding sequence ATGTGTACACTGACCTATTTACCTACCCAAGATGGATTTCTCTTTACATCTAACCGCGATGAGAGTACGGCACGTGAAAAAGCTGTCTTTCCTTCGTTCAGCCAAAGTAAAAGTGGCACATTGCTTATGCCTCTTGATCCGCAGGGAGGAGGCACCTGGATACTGATTGCTGAAAATGGCGAAGCCGCCTGTCTATTGAATGGTGCATTTGTCAACCATCAGCGAACACCTCCCTATCGCAAGAGCAGAGGGAGAGTCATTGTAGAATCATTTGACTACCCTCAGGTGGATGATTTTCTTGAGGACTACGACTTTGACAACATTGAACCTTTTACACTGATAAAGATAGCGCGTGACTCACGCCAAAAAACATTGCATGAGATTCGCTGGGATGGTCATCTGCTGAAGCATAATTTGGCTGACAGTAGCCAGGCGCATATCTGGTCTTCGGTTACTTTATATGACGAACAGATGCGGGCCAAGCGTAAGCAATGGTTTGAAGAATGGCTGAGTTTGGACAAGGAGTTTACCCTTCAAAATATTCAGGATTTTCATTTGCATGGAGGAGAAGGAGATCCTAGTGTTGGTTTTAAAATGACCCGAAGTGGCGGTTTGCAGACAATCAGTCTAAGCTCCATGCGTGTGAAGCAGGCGCATACCCACATGGAGTATGTTAATCTGCTGACGCATCATAAATCTACAGAAAGCCTGGAGTTGAAGGTTACATAA
- a CDS encoding RNA polymerase sigma factor encodes MRYNVNLFLQSKRIVVQETNTEDQQLLDQIKAGEDDAIVAVYQAHRSGFIQWAQATYQTDEPTAADAFQDAVICLHHNIIRGKLETLTSSLKTYLYAIGKNILRKKLQKESVVDNDEGWMIENLYAEPLDNFASSDRQRFVATLMEKIGEPCKTILRLFYFKGFSMRSIAERMNYKNENVAKTQKLRCLTTLKHMLRNQYSGDEFYGE; translated from the coding sequence TTGCGATATAACGTAAACTTGTTTCTCCAAAGCAAACGTATCGTTGTGCAAGAAACCAATACTGAAGATCAGCAACTATTAGATCAAATCAAGGCAGGAGAAGATGATGCTATCGTAGCCGTCTATCAGGCGCATCGTAGTGGATTCATCCAGTGGGCTCAGGCTACTTATCAAACTGATGAACCTACTGCCGCCGATGCTTTCCAGGATGCAGTCATATGTCTGCACCATAATATCATAAGAGGAAAGCTCGAAACCCTGACAAGTTCTCTTAAGACGTACCTCTATGCCATTGGCAAGAATATCCTCCGAAAAAAACTTCAAAAAGAATCTGTAGTAGATAATGACGAAGGCTGGATGATAGAAAATCTGTACGCAGAACCTTTGGATAATTTTGCCAGTAGCGATAGGCAGCGTTTTGTAGCTACCTTAATGGAAAAAATAGGTGAGCCTTGCAAAACTATTCTTAGGTTGTTTTACTTCAAAGGATTTAGCATGCGTTCCATTGCTGAAAGGATGAATTACAAAAATGAGAATGTTGCCAAAACCCAGAAGTTGCGCTGCCTTACTACACTGAAGCATATGCTGAGAAATCAGTACAGTGGTGATGAATTTTATGGAGAATAG